The Methanococcoides sp. LMO-2 genome segment GAATAAATACCCATGCTCCGGCTGTCACCAAAAATCTTTTTGAAACTTTTCATAGCATTTTCTGCAATGTTTCTACGATGTACAACAAATAAAAACTTCTCAGGATTGTATTCTTTCACATCAAACGCAGAAAGATACGTTTTCCCCGTACCAGTTGCAGAAATTAGCAGAGCTTTGTCTTTATTATTTGACCTTAAATCTTTCAGGTTTGCTAATGCTTCTTTTTGCATTGCATTGGGAGTTATTGAATCAGAGTGATGAGATTCAATATCCATTCTTGATCTTGAAATGAGCTTCTTTTTCAAATTGTAATCTAATGCATAAGAATCGATAAAATCATCATCCACAGAGATAGCATTTTCAAACTCACTTTTGAATTCATTAATTGAATCAGCGATCAGTTTTGAATCACAGGTCGCTGAAATTTTTAAGTTCCATTCTTTGTTTGAACATAATGCATTAGCTGTAAGATTGCTACTCCCAATAATCAAGTTGAATCGATTGTTTTTTTTGAATAGATATCCTTTCGCGTGGAAATCACAACCTACTGCAATTTTTAATTCAATGTTATTAAGCTTTGATAGAGACCTCAGTGCTTCTGGCTGAGTGAAATATTGATATTGGGAAACCAATATTTTCCCATATTTTTCAGAATTTGCTAGTTCTTCGAATGAATTAATTAAACTAGCTACACCGCTTTTTGTTGCAAATGCTACTGAAAACCAAAATTCATCACAATTCTTTAGTTCCCTACATATGGTCGCTAGGACTTTCTTCCCATTATCAGTATCATTTACTAGTAACTCTGGTAGATACTCCTTTTTTGAAGTTAAGGACTGATCAATAAAGCCAGTTTTCAAACTATCTAACAAATGAACGGGAAAATTATCCATATTAACATTCCTTCATTAATTTTGAAACAATAGGAAGATCTGCTTCAGCCCAATCCAAAGTTGATAAATTTTCTGGATTTAACCACTTGAAGGCAATGTGTTCTTTCAAATTGAATTCTGGATTTAAAGCACTACAAATGAAACTGTGCATTGTGACACTGAAATCGGGATAGTGATGACTTACAGTGAGAAACTCCCTCTCAATCTTTATGCCAAGATCGAGTTCTTCTAATAACTCGCGTTCTAAAGCTTGTTCTTTAGATTCACCAGATTCTATTTTCCCGCCTGGGAACTCATATTTTAAAGAAATATAATCGTATTTTCCATGATCTCTTTGAACACATAGAACTTTATCATCATCAATAATTATCGCTGCAACTACTTCATAGTGTTTCATTTGTTTTGTACATCCCAGAAAATATGATAACTGAAATAATTTATAAACCTTTTTAAAAATATCGGAGTGCCTCTCCAGAGGAGACTTAAGAACACGACCTCACATTTTCTAATCAACCACCACCACCCAATGAACAAACAAATCCATTGATGAATCTATTTTTGTATTAATGCAAAAATCTCTCCATATGCTGTTTTCTAATAAATTCATGTGACATACATGGCAACAGGTTTAAATAAAACCTAGTTGATTTATACGAAACAACAATGGAAAAGAATATCCAAAGTTAGGAAGTGGTGGTCCTGAAACACAATAAAAAAGTGAAAATGTTAATAATTTCGTTAGCGGCAATTTCTTTGTTGCTGATATACAATTTGAACTCTCTTTTCGGGAGGAGTATAAGTTCTCATAAGGGAGTAGCCTTGCTTTTGACAACAGTAGGATTTACAATGATCGGAGTTATCTACCTGCTGGAAGCAAGGAGGATCAGGCCGGAAAGCCAGGAATGAGAACGGAACTGTTGCAGAAGAGGAACTTCCTGTAACAATTCATAAAAAAAAGAAAGGAAGAAGATTTCTTTCTTTCAAATTCTATTTTTACATATTGCATTTTTCTGATTATTTCTGTTCAATGAAGGTCATTTTGCCTTCGGGCGAAAAGCCACTGCAGCAATCACAATCATTGCAAGACATGCCAATGCGGTCAACCCATTCACCGAATTACTGCTTTCCTCACTTTCGGCAAATGGATAACTCTCACTTTCCATAGCAGAATCATCTTCCGGGTATTCACCGCCAAAGTCCTCCATCAGATCATCCCATTCTTCATCCCCAAGCGTCAGAACAGATCCGGCATACCCTTCCTGAACAGTGATCTTCTCACCCTCATAGAGATCAATTATCTCATTAACTGTTGTCACCTCAACGATCCCATCCTGAACATAGATTCTATCGGTTGACAGGTCAGGATCATGGAAAACCGCATACTCAGTCCCCTTTACTCCTGTCACAGCTGTAGGAGTCGTGACGAACAGGTAAATCCCGGCCAGTTTCTGAACTCTCGTCCAGACCCCGCCGAAAAATAGTTTGATAACCCTGATGTTTTCATCAGTCTCTTCTTCAACCTGAGTGGAGATCTCGATAAAAGACCTTTCTTCCAGCCTGACACGGGACCTGCCATCATCGAATTTCAGAGTTGCCTTCGCTCCCCTTAATGTCCTTACTTGATCCCCTTCATGAATACCGTTCTTTTCATTGATCTTCTGCCACTGATCAGACCAGGGATGCAGTACTTCCACCCGTCCCTCCAGGGATTCAACGATCCCGACAACCTCTGTTATACTGACCTTCGGAGCCGAGATATAGGTTTCATCAACATAAACCTTTGAATGCTGCTCAAGAATGGATGCAATTCCGTAATTCGAATGATCAACAATTGATATGACAAAGTCCTGGTATTTGAAAACGATCAACTGGAACTTGATGTTATTAATTTCAGCATCATAAGCGATCCTGTCAAACTGCATTCCGCTCTCTGCAGCCATCACATCCGGCCCATAAAACCCTGATTCAACTCCCTCGATCAGCTCCGCCTGACGCAACTGGAAATAGCTGCCTGCCTGCGCCTCTGTAAATAGATTTGACATGGCTATTTCATATCCATATCCTGATTGTTCCCCATAAGCAAATACAACCTCTTCGCCTATCAGTTCACCATTAGCATCGTGGAGGGGATAGGCTGTTTCGGAAGCGAGTTCAAACCCGTACAAAGCTTCCGGCGAATCCGCAGCAATAGCTGTTGGGATCATGCATATGAAAATAAAGAATATGAGGATCGTTGAGAAGATATTCGTTTGCAGAAATTGCTTGTATGAAAGGACAGGATTGAGAGGATTTGAAGCAGAGGTCATAGTATATTGTTATTTTTAAATATTAAAGAGAGTTACGACCATCTACAGGTCTTTTCAAAAATAAGTTTATAATCGAAACAATGCTCATGCAAAAGAAAATGTGCCATAGACAAACCTCACAGGCACCTGGTAAACACCTCTTTTCTCCGCCTCAATACTGATTATCCGATACATCTCATCCATGGACGAAGTTCCAGGATCGACATCGGTCATTACCTCTATGTAACCGGTCTTTGGAACATATCCGACACCCCTGGACGAATTATCATCTATCGCCGGGAATTTACTGTAATTTACACCGGAAACGATCTCACCAACGTTGTTCCGGTAAGACCTCTGTTCCTCTGTCAGCGGGTACGGAAGCTCACCATAGGTCCCGTATACTTCGTAGGTCCCATTCAACGGCGCGAGAACGTATGCCGCATGATACAGGATAAGTCCGTCATCACCATACCTCAATCCCCTGAGAGACTCGAGTGCCTCTTCGTCCCCGGTATCCCCGAGAGCAAGGATCGAAGCCATCCGAAGGTGTTTATTTTCGGATTCATTTATAGAGATCTCCAGAAGCAGGTCGGTTGCACTTTCATCGCCGATCTTGCCAAGGGCTAGGATAGCATTCTTTCGCATTTCGATGGACATGCTTTCATTTAGCACTACCTGCACAAGTGATCCGATTGTCTTTTCATCCCCCATATCCACAAGCTCATCCATTGCACCGGAGCTGATACTCTCATTCTCATTACCAAGATCCTCAATGAGAGAATCGACATTGTTATTTTCTGTGCATCCGGAGAACATAACCAGTAAAACAAAAAGGATGATCGTAACAGATATGGTAAATTTCATGTTGATCCAGACCTCAAATATTAAGTCAATAACTGTCCACCAATCATGTACACTGAATTAACAGATCATTGATGAATGATGTGAAAATAATAACTGTGTACAACTATTAATTCATTTTCCTAATTTTTTTATTTAAAAAAGAAAACAGGGTGAAGTATGGGAAATAAAAAAGAAAATTAACCCGGCAAGTAATATAATGATATATTATAAGTCCGGATCCATGGAATCTGTTGGAATAGTAAACCCGAATGTGCTTCCATTCCCAACCTCACTCTCAACCCAGATCTCACCGCCATGCGTTTCCACGAAGTTCTTTGCGATAGCAAGCCCGAGGCCCACACCACCGTATTTTCGGGTGATCGAGCCATCAAGTTGCATAAAGGGTATGAAAAGCCTCTTTTGTTCTTCCAGAGAAATACCAATGCCTGTATCTCTGATGGATATTTCCATGAACTCATCGGCCCTTTTTGCTGTTACTGACACAGAACCCTTTGCCGGTGTGAACTTAATGGCATTCTCAGTAAGGTTATACAAAGTCTGCCT includes the following:
- a CDS encoding (deoxy)nucleoside triphosphate pyrophosphohydrolase, whose product is MKHYEVVAAIIIDDDKVLCVQRDHGKYDYISLKYEFPGGKIESGESKEQALERELLEELDLGIKIEREFLTVSHHYPDFSVTMHSFICSALNPEFNLKEHIAFKWLNPENLSTLDWAEADLPIVSKLMKEC
- a CDS encoding FecR family protein — translated: MTSASNPLNPVLSYKQFLQTNIFSTILIFFIFICMIPTAIAADSPEALYGFELASETAYPLHDANGELIGEEVVFAYGEQSGYGYEIAMSNLFTEAQAGSYFQLRQAELIEGVESGFYGPDVMAAESGMQFDRIAYDAEINNIKFQLIVFKYQDFVISIVDHSNYGIASILEQHSKVYVDETYISAPKVSITEVVGIVESLEGRVEVLHPWSDQWQKINEKNGIHEGDQVRTLRGAKATLKFDDGRSRVRLEERSFIEISTQVEEETDENIRVIKLFFGGVWTRVQKLAGIYLFVTTPTAVTGVKGTEYAVFHDPDLSTDRIYVQDGIVEVTTVNEIIDLYEGEKITVQEGYAGSVLTLGDEEWDDLMEDFGGEYPEDDSAMESESYPFAESEESSNSVNGLTALACLAMIVIAAVAFRPKAK
- a CDS encoding HEAT repeat domain-containing protein, translated to MKFTISVTIILFVLLVMFSGCTENNNVDSLIEDLGNENESISSGAMDELVDMGDEKTIGSLVQVVLNESMSIEMRKNAILALGKIGDESATDLLLEISINESENKHLRMASILALGDTGDEEALESLRGLRYGDDGLILYHAAYVLAPLNGTYEVYGTYGELPYPLTEEQRSYRNNVGEIVSGVNYSKFPAIDDNSSRGVGYVPKTGYIEVMTDVDPGTSSMDEMYRIISIEAEKRGVYQVPVRFVYGTFSFA